The following are encoded in a window of Salinibacter ruber DSM 13855 genomic DNA:
- a CDS encoding sodium:solute symporter, whose translation MSPDFPLAPLDLAIIVGYFAVVGIIGYVVAQRIESGEDLFLAGRTLTWGTIGFSLFASNISSTTLIGLAGDAYRTGIAVSNYEWMAGIVLVFIAVFFVPFFIRSGLTTIPEYLEKRFDVRSRKYFSGLTIFTSVIIDTAGGIYAGTLVIKTFFPDLIPGMGPEMDFYVTCFILALIAGVYTAAGGLAAVVYTDILQAVILLVGSVFIAGITFAEFDFSWAQATAQLPEGHLSLMRPMGAEGLPWLGTLVGVPILGFYYWGLNQYIVQRILGARDLDNARWGAMLGGLLKLLPLFIMVLPGAFALQLYPDLGNPDQVFPTLVTDLLPVGIVGLVMAGLIAAIMSTIDSTLNSASTLITIDFVKPRWPDLTPQQVGTVGRVTTIILMLFAAVWAPQIREFPGLWSYIQSVLSYLVPPVVAVFLLGIFWPRTNGSGAFATLLGGHALSIAVFLCAQDGLLFADAPIDLHFTIIAGILTALCLGMLVAFSLTLGPPPAEEEIDDLTWANRVLETGPAMAWYKNYRVHAATVLALTAVMLVVFW comes from the coding sequence ATGTCCCCGGACTTTCCCCTCGCCCCCCTAGACCTGGCCATCATCGTCGGGTACTTCGCCGTCGTCGGGATCATCGGGTACGTCGTGGCCCAGCGCATCGAGAGTGGTGAGGACCTTTTTCTCGCCGGGCGCACGCTCACGTGGGGCACCATTGGGTTCTCGCTCTTCGCGTCGAACATTTCGAGCACGACCCTGATCGGGCTCGCCGGCGACGCCTACCGGACGGGCATTGCGGTCTCGAACTACGAGTGGATGGCCGGGATTGTGCTCGTGTTCATCGCCGTCTTCTTCGTCCCCTTCTTCATCCGGTCGGGCCTCACGACCATTCCGGAGTACCTGGAAAAGCGGTTCGACGTCCGCTCCCGGAAGTACTTTTCGGGGCTCACGATCTTTACGAGCGTCATTATCGACACGGCGGGTGGGATCTATGCCGGGACGCTGGTCATCAAAACGTTCTTCCCAGACCTTATCCCGGGCATGGGACCGGAGATGGACTTCTACGTGACGTGCTTCATCCTCGCGCTCATTGCCGGCGTGTACACCGCCGCCGGCGGGCTCGCGGCCGTCGTCTACACCGACATTCTGCAGGCCGTCATTCTGCTGGTGGGGTCTGTCTTTATCGCCGGCATCACATTCGCCGAGTTCGACTTCTCCTGGGCGCAGGCCACGGCGCAGCTGCCAGAGGGGCATCTATCGTTGATGCGCCCGATGGGGGCCGAGGGGCTCCCCTGGCTCGGAACGCTCGTGGGCGTGCCCATCCTCGGCTTCTACTACTGGGGCCTCAACCAGTACATCGTGCAGCGCATCCTGGGGGCGCGTGACCTAGACAACGCCCGATGGGGGGCCATGCTCGGCGGCCTCCTAAAATTGCTCCCCCTCTTCATCATGGTGCTGCCCGGGGCCTTCGCCCTGCAACTGTACCCGGACCTTGGCAACCCCGATCAGGTCTTTCCCACGCTCGTGACGGACCTGCTGCCGGTGGGCATTGTGGGGCTCGTCATGGCCGGCCTCATCGCCGCCATCATGTCCACCATCGACTCGACGCTCAACTCGGCCTCCACGCTCATCACCATCGATTTCGTCAAGCCCCGGTGGCCGGACCTTACGCCTCAACAGGTCGGCACGGTTGGCCGCGTTACGACGATCATCCTGATGCTCTTCGCGGCGGTGTGGGCCCCGCAGATTCGCGAGTTTCCGGGCCTGTGGAGCTACATTCAGTCCGTCCTCTCGTACCTGGTGCCGCCGGTGGTGGCCGTCTTTCTGCTCGGGATCTTCTGGCCGCGCACAAACGGCAGCGGGGCCTTCGCGACGCTGCTGGGGGGCCATGCCCTTTCGATTGCCGTCTTCCTGTGTGCCCAGGACGGCCTCCTGTTTGCCGACGCACCGATCGACCTCCACTTTACGATCATCGCCGGCATCCTCACGGCGCTCTGCCTCGGAATGCTCGTCGCCTTCTCGCTGACACTGGGCCCTCCCCCGGCCGAGGAGGAGATCGACGACCTGACCTGGGCGAATCGGGTGCTTGAGACCGGCCCCGCAATGGCCTGGTACAAGAACTACCGGGTCCACGCGGCCACGGTGCTCGCCCTCACGGCGGTGATGCTGGTCGTTTTCTGGTAA
- a CDS encoding sensor histidine kinase — protein MLNLSKLEAGQMELDAEPVPLISEVQRVAEELQPKAREKEIDLRLETENAWAEADEGGVQIIARNLLSNAIKYTEADGTVWVRSYRADGRAVLEVEDTGIGMAPEAVDDLFEPFRQASEGFSREYEGTGVGLAVTKRAAEEMDGSVDVDTEEGEGSRFTVRLPTAGGGEASENGERTP, from the coding sequence GTGCTCAACCTCTCGAAGCTGGAGGCGGGCCAGATGGAGCTTGACGCCGAACCGGTGCCCCTGATCTCGGAGGTCCAGCGGGTCGCCGAAGAGCTTCAACCGAAGGCCCGGGAGAAGGAAATCGACCTTCGGTTGGAGACGGAAAACGCGTGGGCGGAGGCCGACGAGGGGGGCGTGCAAATTATCGCGCGAAACCTGCTTTCCAACGCGATCAAGTACACCGAGGCCGATGGAACCGTCTGGGTTCGGAGCTACAGGGCGGACGGCCGTGCGGTGCTGGAGGTCGAAGACACCGGCATCGGGATGGCACCGGAAGCGGTCGACGATCTTTTTGAGCCGTTCCGACAGGCGTCCGAAGGGTTTAGCCGCGAGTATGAGGGGACGGGCGTGGGACTGGCGGTCACGAAGAGGGCGGCCGAAGAGATGGACGGGAGTGTCGACGTCGACACCGAAGAGGGAGAAGGAAGCCGATTCACGGTGCGGCTTCCGACGGCCGGAGGGGGAGAAGCGAGCGAGAATGGAGAGCGGACGCCCTGA
- a CDS encoding TonB-dependent receptor, with the protein MFRRHRYVLVVLFLIGAATLAFSDAAAQSAGIIEGQVVDTGDGSPLPGANVVVEGTSIGTSTDPDGRFRLTSVPAGPQTLTVSFVSYKSSSTTVDVEAGQAQTVNVELASEVLEGEEVVVRGLRRSQFRSINQKRQSLNIVDALAADRIGNLPEKNIAEAVQRLPGIVLRNDRTEGRFVSIRGGAANLNNVTLNGNTLASTAGSRATALDLLPAEMVSNVEVTKAVTPDMPGNAIGGSIDISTLSAFDREGAFAFGSVRALSHDQQVPDLGETAFPFRANVTAGTKVGPDDAFGLLISASGSRRDFTTSGLKGEGWGEFSGEGSIDLRPDFGGAVVPEAQEQIVERNRRRRFAVNASLDWRPNKNVEVYLRPYYTFTDEKKLDNELEYNMVYDPEDYPGDPRPTTTESGARFARGFGSVDLSDTDEEESLWGGNLGVEHQFDGAVTLSASGSYSRGVLDRRQEDAEFETPETTRASGVADMGNFLFDYYPENPDYVGNGANYTANEVDLEYNENIENTYAAQADLRVPFSSAGVSGYVETGGQFQARDKSIDAADTGYDYVGGGSLTLADFEAPRVQTVQVGNGLMPFANTQAMVADFLGDLCNPSTEQRFAGERRCRASNAVYERVGAEDLAIADIEDDSENAEAIYAGFAMASVEVGALTALGGLRVEHTSTETDRFQLREDEEFDPEEDVVRQTFENAYTNVLPSLHLTLQATEALQLRAAWSNTIGRPEYDDLGAFSEVEIVEEGGNLLASVNEGNPTLDPFTAMNFDLAAEYYFPNGGLASIGGFHKRIDNAIYTFSSEQRNVQDPFGQGRTFDRISRSQLRNADLGTVTGVEIAYQQPFTFLPEPFNALGLNANTTLTTSDVDVPEYEDSPARPDYSFFQQSDLVYNIIPYVQTGGFEARVAINYQGEYLEGIDGSSPLEDEYVGDRTTVDINATYQFQSVLGEPELLLQVQNITNEPEVFQTGRAKNLGFHYRSGRTVTVGLSTEF; encoded by the coding sequence ATGTTTCGCAGGCATCGATACGTCCTCGTCGTACTCTTTCTCATTGGGGCGGCCACGCTCGCGTTTTCGGATGCCGCGGCCCAGTCGGCCGGGATTATTGAGGGCCAGGTCGTCGACACGGGCGACGGCTCCCCGCTGCCCGGCGCCAACGTGGTCGTGGAGGGCACGTCGATCGGGACGTCCACCGACCCCGACGGGCGGTTCCGGCTCACGAGCGTCCCGGCCGGCCCGCAGACCCTAACGGTATCCTTCGTTAGCTACAAGTCCAGCAGCACGACCGTCGACGTGGAGGCGGGCCAGGCCCAAACGGTCAATGTTGAGCTCGCCAGCGAGGTGCTGGAGGGAGAGGAGGTCGTCGTTCGTGGCCTTCGGCGGAGTCAGTTTCGGTCGATCAACCAGAAGCGACAGTCGCTCAATATCGTCGACGCCCTGGCGGCCGACCGCATCGGAAACCTGCCCGAGAAGAACATTGCCGAGGCCGTGCAGCGGCTGCCGGGCATCGTGCTCCGAAACGACCGCACGGAGGGCCGCTTCGTGTCCATTCGTGGCGGCGCGGCGAATCTCAACAACGTGACGCTCAACGGCAACACGCTCGCCTCCACCGCCGGCTCGCGGGCCACGGCCCTCGACCTGCTGCCGGCCGAGATGGTGTCGAACGTGGAGGTCACGAAGGCCGTCACGCCGGACATGCCCGGCAACGCCATCGGCGGCTCGATTGACATCAGCACGCTTTCGGCCTTCGACCGGGAGGGGGCCTTCGCCTTCGGCTCCGTCCGGGCGCTCTCACACGACCAGCAGGTGCCCGACCTCGGGGAGACGGCGTTTCCGTTCCGCGCGAACGTGACCGCCGGAACGAAGGTCGGCCCGGACGACGCCTTCGGCCTGTTGATCTCGGCCAGCGGCTCGCGCCGCGACTTTACGACCTCGGGGCTGAAGGGGGAGGGCTGGGGGGAGTTCTCCGGCGAGGGCAGCATCGACCTCCGCCCCGACTTTGGGGGCGCCGTCGTTCCGGAGGCGCAGGAGCAGATCGTAGAGCGCAACCGCCGTCGCCGCTTTGCGGTGAACGCCAGCCTTGATTGGCGCCCGAACAAGAACGTCGAGGTCTACCTCCGGCCCTACTACACGTTCACCGACGAGAAGAAGCTGGACAACGAGCTGGAGTACAACATGGTGTACGACCCGGAGGACTATCCGGGGGACCCGCGGCCGACCACGACCGAGTCCGGGGCCCGGTTCGCCCGCGGGTTCGGCTCGGTCGACCTCAGCGACACCGACGAGGAGGAGTCGCTCTGGGGCGGGAATCTCGGGGTCGAGCATCAGTTCGACGGGGCCGTCACCCTCTCGGCAAGCGGCTCCTACTCCCGCGGCGTGCTCGACCGTCGTCAGGAGGACGCCGAGTTCGAGACGCCGGAAACCACGCGGGCGTCGGGGGTTGCCGACATGGGGAACTTCCTGTTCGACTACTACCCGGAGAACCCCGACTACGTCGGCAATGGCGCCAACTACACCGCCAACGAGGTGGACCTCGAGTACAACGAGAACATCGAGAACACCTACGCGGCGCAGGCCGACCTCCGCGTTCCGTTCTCGTCCGCTGGCGTGTCCGGCTACGTCGAGACCGGGGGCCAGTTTCAGGCCCGCGACAAATCGATCGACGCGGCCGACACCGGGTACGACTACGTCGGGGGCGGCAGCCTCACGCTGGCCGACTTTGAGGCGCCCCGCGTGCAAACGGTGCAGGTGGGAAATGGCCTGATGCCGTTCGCCAACACCCAGGCGATGGTGGCCGACTTTCTCGGGGATCTCTGCAACCCGTCGACCGAGCAGCGCTTCGCCGGCGAGCGGCGCTGCCGGGCCTCCAACGCCGTCTACGAGCGCGTGGGGGCCGAGGACCTGGCCATCGCCGACATTGAGGACGACTCCGAGAACGCGGAGGCGATTTACGCCGGCTTCGCGATGGCCTCGGTCGAGGTGGGGGCCCTGACCGCCCTCGGCGGCCTTCGCGTCGAGCATACCTCCACCGAGACCGACCGCTTTCAGCTCCGGGAGGACGAGGAGTTCGACCCCGAGGAGGACGTGGTTCGGCAGACCTTCGAAAACGCCTACACGAACGTTCTCCCGTCCCTGCACCTGACGCTGCAGGCAACGGAGGCCCTGCAGCTGCGGGCCGCCTGGTCCAACACGATTGGACGGCCGGAATACGACGACCTTGGCGCCTTCAGCGAGGTCGAAATCGTCGAGGAAGGCGGCAATCTCTTGGCGAGCGTGAACGAGGGGAACCCGACCCTCGACCCGTTCACGGCCATGAATTTCGACCTCGCGGCCGAGTACTACTTCCCCAACGGCGGGCTGGCGTCGATCGGCGGCTTTCACAAGCGGATTGACAACGCCATCTACACGTTCAGCTCCGAGCAGCGGAACGTACAGGATCCCTTCGGCCAGGGACGCACGTTCGACCGCATCTCTCGATCGCAACTGCGGAACGCGGATTTGGGAACGGTAACCGGCGTGGAGATTGCCTACCAGCAGCCGTTCACCTTCCTGCCGGAGCCGTTCAACGCGCTCGGCCTCAACGCCAACACGACCCTCACCACTTCGGACGTGGACGTCCCGGAGTACGAGGACAGTCCCGCCCGGCCCGACTATTCCTTCTTCCAGCAGTCGGACCTGGTCTACAACATCATCCCCTACGTCCAGACCGGAGGCTTCGAGGCGCGTGTGGCGATCAACTACCAGGGCGAGTACCTGGAGGGCATCGACGGCAGCTCGCCGCTTGAGGACGAATACGTCGGCGACCGCACGACCGTGGACATCAACGCCACGTACCAGTTCCAGTCGGTGCTGGGGGAGCCGGAGCTGTTGCTGCAGGTGCAGAACATCACCAACGAGCCGGAGGTCTTCCAGACGGGGCGGGCCAAGAACCTCGGGTTCCACTACCGGAGCGGCCGCACCGTGACGGTGGGCCTCTCGACGGAATTTTAG
- a CDS encoding histidine kinase dimerization/phospho-acceptor domain-containing protein, with the protein MVDDAGSLDNDVEYGALRTATAVPIGEWGVVVIGKTEVEAFDPFNLRLIEVLSGYAALVLNRLDREATLREAKEEAEEASRMKSALLANMSHEIRTPLTSIIGFAEVVGTETSTLDLPTGSPLPDCADRIEQGGSDFSIRLRGCSTSRSWRRARWSLTPNRCP; encoded by the coding sequence GTGGTCGACGATGCGGGCTCCCTGGACAACGATGTGGAGTACGGGGCGCTCCGCACCGCCACGGCGGTTCCCATCGGGGAATGGGGCGTTGTCGTCATCGGCAAAACAGAGGTGGAGGCCTTCGATCCATTCAATCTCCGCCTGATCGAGGTGCTGTCGGGCTACGCCGCCCTCGTGCTCAACCGGCTGGACCGGGAGGCAACCCTCCGCGAAGCGAAGGAGGAGGCCGAAGAGGCAAGCCGGATGAAGTCGGCCCTGCTCGCAAACATGAGCCACGAGATCCGAACGCCCCTCACCTCCATCATCGGGTTTGCCGAGGTGGTTGGCACCGAGACCAGCACACTCGACCTGCCGACGGGCAGCCCGCTGCCCGACTGTGCCGACCGGATTGAACAAGGGGGAAGCGACTTCTCGATACGCTTGAGGGGGTGCTCAACCTCTCGAAGCTGGAGGCGGGCCAGATGGAGCTTGACGCCGAACCGGTGCCCCTGA